One region of Deltaproteobacteria bacterium genomic DNA includes:
- a CDS encoding restriction endonuclease subunit S — translation MSGYPILQLGDVADVVTGDPAPQDPEAFASDGPLFVRMQDVGRHHRHPALADSTDRLSTEWVAGSRLRLFPKDSILIPKSGASVNLNHRAKLATDAYVVSHLAIVIPDRTRIEPDYLYWWSANYDPRAQAQVTSLPSLKLSTLKTALVPLPPLDEQRRIVGILNRAAKIERLRKQAQERMREFIPALFVSMFGAEESEPTSWPECSVAQLLEDRRRSIRTGPFGSQLKHSEFTDNGVPVLGIDNVVSNRFRWVKRRYITPQKYAPFQRYRVFPGDVIITIMGTTGRVCVTPDDLPECMSTKHLCVLTLDRSRVEPFFVWGALLFDERVRAQTRIQAQGQVMEGWNLSIVKRLRLYVPPLNAQRSFSRLVARIWAMETFLQTQTEKTSALSESLLSRLLDPG, via the coding sequence ATGAGCGGCTATCCCATTTTGCAGCTTGGTGACGTTGCAGATGTGGTCACGGGCGACCCTGCGCCCCAAGATCCCGAAGCCTTTGCTTCCGACGGTCCGCTATTCGTGCGGATGCAGGATGTCGGGCGTCATCACCGTCACCCGGCACTTGCGGATTCCACAGACCGCCTTAGCACCGAATGGGTGGCGGGAAGCCGCCTGCGGTTGTTCCCCAAAGACAGCATCCTGATACCCAAGAGCGGCGCGTCAGTGAACCTCAACCATCGGGCCAAGCTCGCCACCGACGCGTATGTCGTCAGTCACCTTGCGATTGTCATTCCAGACCGGACAAGAATCGAGCCGGACTATCTCTATTGGTGGTCCGCAAACTATGATCCCCGTGCTCAAGCGCAGGTCACCAGTCTGCCATCTCTCAAACTGTCCACTTTGAAAACCGCCTTGGTGCCGCTTCCGCCGCTCGACGAACAGCGGCGAATCGTCGGGATTCTGAACCGGGCGGCGAAGATTGAACGGCTGCGGAAGCAGGCGCAGGAGCGAATGCGGGAATTCATTCCAGCGCTATTTGTCAGTATGTTCGGCGCTGAAGAATCAGAGCCCACGAGTTGGCCAGAGTGTTCTGTCGCACAACTTCTAGAGGATCGCCGCCGATCCATCAGAACGGGGCCGTTTGGAAGCCAGCTGAAACACTCCGAATTTACAGATAACGGCGTGCCGGTGCTTGGCATTGACAATGTAGTCTCAAATAGATTTCGTTGGGTGAAACGACGATACATTACACCTCAAAAATACGCCCCTTTTCAACGCTATCGAGTTTTTCCAGGTGATGTAATCATCACGATAATGGGTACTACGGGCCGTGTATGCGTAACACCCGATGATTTACCCGAGTGCATGAGTACGAAGCATCTTTGCGTGTTGACACTGGACCGTAGTCGCGTTGAGCCCTTCTTTGTATGGGGAGCGTTACTGTTCGACGAGCGTGTTCGCGCACAAACTCGCATTCAGGCTCAGGGACAGGTCATGGAGGGATGGAACCTTTCTATCGTAAAGCGACTTCGCCTATACGTTCCACCGCTCAATGCCCAGCGGTCATTTTCGCGACTTGTTGCCCGAATATGGGCCATGGAGACATTTCTGCAGACCCAAACCGAGAAGACGTCGGCGCTAAGCGAGTCCCTCCTCTCCCGCCTACTGGATCCTGGTTGA